Proteins encoded in a region of the Streptomyces akebiae genome:
- a CDS encoding ScbA/BarX family gamma-butyrolactone biosynthesis protein → MVGAIGAVQPALHGAVDMARLGEYTHLRHDSAIVVRDWRRTGPDTFTVAARWPGYRGPGRYDPRLLAQTIRQSGLLVAHAEYGVPTGHQTLLSNLRITAEAGFQAREASDFEVDIAVTRSGRRSASLGMEFRIRRDGATVCLADTEFGWVSPAAYRRVRGPHLTVAWGEWPVPEPIDSHLVGRADDSDVLLAAGPADHQWQLRNDVSHTLLFDHPVDHVPGLVLLEAAHQAAHAAAGPTPVELTDISIGYERYVEFDEPCWIEARRLPTLLPDWCAVVVTGRQGGEVAFQARLRGLLT, encoded by the coding sequence GTGGTCGGCGCCATCGGTGCCGTGCAGCCCGCGCTCCATGGCGCTGTGGACATGGCGAGACTGGGCGAATACACGCATCTCAGACATGACTCGGCGATCGTCGTCAGAGACTGGCGTCGGACAGGACCGGACACCTTCACCGTCGCGGCCCGCTGGCCCGGGTACCGCGGCCCCGGCCGGTACGACCCTCGGCTCCTGGCGCAGACCATCCGGCAGAGCGGACTCCTCGTCGCGCACGCCGAGTACGGGGTGCCGACCGGGCACCAGACGCTGCTGAGCAACCTCCGCATCACGGCCGAGGCCGGATTCCAGGCTCGGGAGGCCTCGGACTTCGAGGTCGACATCGCGGTCACCCGATCCGGCAGACGCTCCGCGAGCCTGGGCATGGAGTTCCGCATCCGGCGGGACGGTGCCACCGTGTGCCTCGCGGACACGGAGTTCGGCTGGGTCTCCCCGGCGGCCTACCGCCGGGTGCGCGGCCCGCACCTCACCGTCGCATGGGGCGAGTGGCCCGTGCCGGAGCCCATCGACAGCCACCTGGTCGGCAGGGCCGACGACAGCGACGTGCTGCTGGCGGCCGGACCAGCCGACCACCAGTGGCAACTGCGCAACGACGTCTCCCACACCTTGCTCTTCGACCACCCCGTCGACCACGTCCCCGGTCTCGTCCTGCTGGAGGCCGCGCATCAGGCCGCCCACGCCGCCGCGGGCCCGACGCCCGTCGAACTCACCGACATATCCATCGGCTACGAGCGGTACGTGGAGTTCGACGAGCCCTGCTGGATCGAGGCCCGGCGCCTGCCCACCCTGCTGCCCGACTGGTGTGCCGTCGTCGTCACCGGACGCCAGGGCGGAGAGGTCGCCTTCCAGGCGCGCCTGCGAGGGCTCCTGACGTAA
- a CDS encoding ScbR family autoregulator-binding transcription factor, which translates to MRQDRAIRTRNLILESMASLFNEVGYDAATIAALVERTGLTRGALYFHFASKEDMARAVLDEAVTREGFSPQAFKMQEWVDLGLLLAHRLPREPILRAAIRLAVDPKARRLFGTRWPDWVTLGHTLLTEAKESGELFGHADPAAISRAFVGAWTGVQLVTEALEEKLDLSEEIAGLYQLLLPSIVTPAVLARLDLSPHRAERLLRESRGQEAPEHE; encoded by the coding sequence GTGAGGCAGGATCGTGCGATTCGCACTCGCAATCTAATCCTGGAGAGCATGGCGAGCTTGTTCAATGAGGTGGGGTACGACGCGGCGACGATCGCCGCGCTGGTCGAGCGGACGGGACTGACCCGAGGGGCCCTGTACTTCCACTTCGCGTCGAAAGAGGACATGGCGCGTGCCGTGCTGGACGAGGCCGTGACCCGCGAAGGGTTCAGCCCCCAGGCGTTCAAAATGCAGGAGTGGGTGGATCTGGGACTGCTGCTGGCCCACCGGCTACCCAGGGAACCGATACTGCGCGCCGCGATCCGACTGGCCGTCGACCCCAAGGCACGCAGACTCTTCGGCACCCGATGGCCGGACTGGGTCACCCTCGGACACACACTGCTGACCGAGGCCAAGGAGAGCGGAGAACTATTCGGTCACGCCGACCCCGCCGCCATATCGCGAGCGTTCGTCGGCGCGTGGACCGGCGTGCAACTGGTGACGGAAGCCCTGGAGGAGAAGCTGGACCTCTCCGAGGAGATCGCGGGCCTGTATCAGCTACTGCTTCCCAGCATCGTCACCCCGGCGGTGCTGGCCAGACTCGACCTGTCGCCCCACCGGGCGGAACGGCTCCTGCGGGAGAGCCGCGGACAGGAAGCGCCCGAACACGAGTGA
- a CDS encoding response regulator transcription factor: MAVHAAQPDTTRVLIVGDDADAAEARARELRRQGYHAQSVVTGAEALNAHQQADLVLLDLDLPDIDGLEVCRSIRQAGDKPIISVTARNTELDRVLALQAGADDCVVTSCGEREMLARIEAVLRRARPRTERSRPLCLGPLHIDSRTREVRLHDRPVNVTAKEFELLHTLAATPESVISRKELMARVWETGWADSSRTIDTHVRSLRAKLGTHSWIITVRGVGYRMGHG; this comes from the coding sequence ATGGCAGTGCACGCTGCGCAACCGGACACGACTCGCGTGCTGATAGTCGGCGACGACGCCGACGCCGCCGAGGCGAGGGCGCGCGAGCTGCGCCGACAGGGGTACCACGCCCAGAGCGTCGTCACCGGAGCAGAGGCGCTCAACGCCCATCAGCAGGCGGACCTGGTCCTGCTCGACCTCGATCTTCCCGACATCGACGGTCTCGAGGTCTGTCGGTCGATACGGCAGGCCGGCGACAAGCCCATCATCTCCGTCACCGCCCGCAACACCGAACTGGACCGGGTCCTCGCCCTGCAGGCCGGCGCGGACGACTGCGTGGTCACCTCGTGCGGTGAGCGCGAGATGCTGGCGCGCATCGAAGCCGTACTGCGCCGGGCCCGCCCGCGGACGGAGCGGTCCCGGCCCCTCTGCCTCGGCCCGCTGCACATCGACAGCAGAACGCGCGAGGTCCGCCTGCACGACCGCCCGGTGAACGTCACCGCCAAAGAATTCGAATTACTGCACACCCTGGCCGCCACACCCGAAAGCGTCATTTCCCGAAAGGAACTGATGGCACGGGTCTGGGAAACCGGGTGGGCGGACTCCAGCCGCACCATCGACACGCACGTGCGCAGCCTGCGGGCGAAACTCGGCACGCATTCGTGGATCATCACGGTCCGCGGCGTCGGTTACCGCATGGGACACGGCTGA
- a CDS encoding acyl-CoA dehydrogenase family protein, translating to MTSTTHADYVSGNRAVPDFPDFPAFPGIAARAAETDATGRIPAQNWKELADSGYLRLFHPPEIGGTGADGLTQADAMEALARACPGTYWAATVSTLLCGKLISTYGDLRHHEPLLRALLSGERLAAFAVVERTAGSDAGTYRTTVRPAREPEGGFVINGEKSRITNAPVADVAVVLARRERLPGDDGPDWCLAFVDLNQPGVERYEIAHMGLRGMPWGGIVFTDAHIAASDVVPVPFGELAEGMAWGWLKNSFAAIAVAESALAASVRHARERVSFGRPLAHMEGVQAQLAESRAQIDAARLLARRAMCARVEGRSVRDLIAMLKIYATEMGVEVAARAVQIHGATGVTQGHEVERLYRDAQMNVIGGFTSNRLREQVAENIGLGPAVYSAFDWVTPAGLGQDPAGLDGSPYAQGAVT from the coding sequence ATGACCAGCACCACGCATGCGGACTACGTGAGCGGGAACCGGGCCGTGCCCGACTTCCCCGACTTCCCCGCCTTCCCCGGCATCGCCGCACGAGCCGCAGAGACGGACGCGACGGGTCGCATACCGGCCCAGAACTGGAAGGAGCTCGCCGACAGCGGCTACCTGCGGCTGTTCCACCCGCCGGAGATCGGCGGCACCGGCGCCGACGGACTCACCCAGGCCGATGCCATGGAGGCGCTGGCGCGGGCCTGCCCCGGCACCTACTGGGCGGCGACCGTGTCCACGCTGCTGTGCGGCAAGCTGATCTCCACCTACGGCGACCTCCGACACCACGAGCCGCTGCTGCGGGCCCTGCTGTCCGGGGAGCGGCTGGCCGCCTTCGCCGTGGTGGAGCGTACGGCGGGCAGCGACGCCGGCACCTACCGGACCACGGTGCGGCCCGCCCGGGAGCCCGAGGGCGGGTTCGTCATCAACGGAGAGAAGTCCAGGATCACCAACGCGCCCGTCGCCGACGTGGCCGTGGTACTCGCCCGCAGGGAGCGGCTCCCCGGAGACGACGGCCCCGACTGGTGCCTCGCCTTCGTCGACCTGAACCAACCCGGCGTCGAGCGGTACGAGATCGCGCACATGGGGCTGCGGGGCATGCCGTGGGGCGGGATCGTCTTCACCGACGCCCACATCGCCGCGAGCGATGTGGTGCCGGTGCCGTTCGGGGAGCTCGCCGAGGGCATGGCATGGGGCTGGCTGAAGAACTCGTTCGCGGCCATCGCCGTCGCCGAGTCCGCCCTGGCCGCCTCGGTACGGCATGCCAGGGAGCGGGTCTCGTTCGGTCGGCCGCTGGCGCACATGGAGGGTGTGCAGGCGCAGCTCGCCGAGTCCCGCGCCCAGATCGACGCCGCCCGGTTGCTGGCCCGCCGGGCGATGTGCGCGCGCGTCGAAGGCCGCTCGGTCCGGGATCTGATCGCGATGCTCAAGATCTACGCCACCGAGATGGGCGTCGAGGTCGCCGCCCGGGCCGTGCAGATCCACGGGGCGACCGGCGTCACCCAGGGCCATGAGGTGGAACGCCTCTACCGCGACGCCCAGATGAACGTCATCGGCGGCTTCACCTCCAACCGGTTGCGGGAGCAGGTCGCCGAGAACATCGGCCTCGGCCCCGCGGTCTACAGCGCCTTCGACTGGGTGACCCCGGCCGGCCTCGGCCAGGACCCGGCCGGGCTCGACGGATCGCCGTACGCGCAGGGGGCCGTGACGTAG
- a CDS encoding acyl-CoA dehydrogenase family protein, with amino-acid sequence MGIPHFPTGEWARELADRLAGPTTAERDRECRWDPRLFAELVAARPGPGLAGPLVPPDLGGAGLSATEAVDLLAGLGEGARDPGLALAVAVHAVLATVPLRAFGTPGQRERYLPRMASGEWVGALSLQQTQGASLAPTVTVRPAAEGAGGWVLTGELDLVAGAPVAHHFLVVAAHDDGRRTAFVVDRAGERLWVDEARPAAMPTCPWGRLVLDGRAVADTAVLGSVGGAATEVEPLLAVLDWVFSSAPWLGLIRALTRDAVDGARERRLFGRPLHHDQSVRFTLADLAARCELAEGMLYRAAEQFDSGDRPSHQDAAAARLFVAAAVRTVTDAAVRLSGPLGLSGDHLVGRAHRDGLFFAGTGGGTEVLRPVIAASLLELG; translated from the coding sequence ATGGGAATTCCGCATTTCCCCACAGGCGAGTGGGCCCGGGAGCTCGCCGACCGCCTCGCGGGACCGACCACCGCCGAACGCGACCGCGAGTGCCGCTGGGACCCGCGGCTCTTCGCCGAGCTGGTCGCCGCCCGGCCCGGCCCGGGCCTCGCCGGTCCCTTGGTACCGCCCGACCTGGGCGGCGCCGGCCTGTCGGCCACCGAGGCCGTCGACCTGCTGGCGGGGCTCGGTGAAGGGGCGCGCGACCCGGGCCTCGCCCTCGCGGTCGCAGTGCACGCGGTGCTCGCCACCGTGCCCCTGCGCGCCTTCGGCACCCCCGGGCAGCGGGAGCGGTACCTGCCCCGGATGGCGTCGGGCGAGTGGGTGGGCGCGCTGTCGCTCCAGCAGACCCAGGGGGCGTCCCTCGCCCCCACCGTCACCGTCCGGCCCGCCGCGGAGGGGGCGGGCGGCTGGGTGCTCACCGGCGAACTGGACCTGGTCGCCGGTGCCCCCGTGGCCCATCACTTCCTGGTCGTCGCCGCGCACGACGACGGCCGACGGACGGCGTTCGTCGTGGACCGGGCCGGCGAGAGGCTGTGGGTGGACGAGGCCCGCCCGGCCGCGATGCCCACCTGCCCCTGGGGCCGGTTGGTCCTGGACGGCCGCGCGGTCGCGGACACCGCGGTGCTGGGCTCGGTCGGCGGCGCGGCGACCGAGGTGGAGCCGCTGCTGGCCGTGCTGGACTGGGTCTTCTCCAGCGCCCCCTGGCTCGGCCTCATCCGTGCCCTGACCCGGGACGCCGTCGACGGCGCCCGCGAACGACGGCTCTTCGGACGGCCGCTCCACCACGACCAGTCCGTCCGGTTCACCCTGGCGGATCTGGCCGCGCGCTGCGAACTCGCCGAGGGAATGCTGTACCGGGCCGCTGAGCAGTTCGACTCCGGCGACCGGCCCTCACACCAGGACGCGGCGGCCGCCCGGCTCTTCGTGGCCGCCGCCGTGCGCACGGTCACGGACGCGGCCGTGCGCTTGTCCGGCCCGCTCGGCCTCTCCGGCGACCACCTGGTCGGACGGGCGCACCGGGACGGGCTGTTCTTCGCCGGCACCGGGGGCGGCACGGAGGTGCTGCGCCCGGTGATAGCGGCGTCCCTGCTGGAACTCGGCTGA
- a CDS encoding isopropylmalate synthase, with protein MAVAEHGGSLPRLPHLSDATLRDSAHMAGVEFGPKDAAVIADLLVKTGIELVEVGMVSGPGSKDADLVLATHEAVGPERSMTLVVVRDRQQVAKALDEAERLGVRHIMYSIPTSEQHAKLKLGSPSAKFLQTLARSAITQAKERGFHVTFSGEDGARTPRERLVPYVTAGFEAGADRFRLAETVAYLSPWQMEEVIADLTAIDGSEIEIHSHNMLGMAVANSLAAVRAGAQWISATVGGIGERGGNAPLAELLTSLRVIHGDTRFDLSHLTELSRVALKGAGLGDSFQSGPTTPHAFAYELPGQLTHPEAYETLPAELVGNARELRVRTRLTPALVKWALAESGVSVDIDAFTPWLIERQERDGGPLLDRDTIRKAAIDFQAA; from the coding sequence ATGGCAGTAGCAGAGCACGGGGGAAGTCTTCCGAGGCTGCCCCATCTGTCTGACGCGACCCTGCGGGACTCCGCGCACATGGCCGGCGTCGAGTTCGGCCCCAAGGACGCCGCGGTCATCGCGGACCTGCTGGTGAAGACCGGGATCGAGCTCGTCGAGGTCGGCATGGTGTCCGGTCCGGGCTCCAAGGACGCCGATCTGGTCCTCGCCACCCATGAGGCCGTCGGCCCGGAACGCAGCATGACGCTCGTCGTGGTGCGGGACCGCCAGCAGGTCGCGAAGGCCCTCGACGAGGCCGAGCGCCTGGGCGTACGGCACATCATGTACTCCATCCCCACCTCCGAGCAGCACGCGAAGCTCAAGCTCGGCTCGCCCAGCGCCAAGTTCCTGCAGACGCTGGCCCGTTCGGCGATCACGCAGGCCAAGGAACGTGGCTTCCACGTCACCTTCAGCGGCGAGGACGGCGCCCGTACGCCCAGGGAACGCCTCGTCCCCTATGTCACCGCCGGCTTCGAGGCGGGGGCCGACAGGTTCCGGCTCGCGGAAACCGTCGCCTACCTGTCGCCCTGGCAGATGGAGGAGGTCATCGCCGACCTCACCGCGATCGACGGCTCCGAGATCGAGATCCACTCGCACAACATGCTCGGCATGGCCGTCGCCAACTCCCTGGCCGCCGTCCGCGCGGGCGCGCAGTGGATCTCGGCGACCGTCGGCGGCATCGGCGAACGCGGTGGCAACGCCCCGCTCGCCGAACTGCTCACCTCACTGCGTGTCATCCACGGCGACACCCGCTTCGACCTGAGCCACCTCACCGAGCTGTCGCGGGTCGCCCTCAAGGGCGCCGGCCTCGGCGACTCCTTCCAGTCGGGACCGACCACACCGCACGCGTTCGCCTATGAACTGCCGGGCCAGCTCACCCACCCGGAGGCGTACGAGACGCTGCCCGCCGAACTCGTCGGCAACGCCCGCGAGCTGCGGGTCCGTACGCGCCTCACCCCTGCCCTCGTCAAGTGGGCCCTGGCCGAATCGGGTGTGTCCGTCGACATCGACGCCTTCACCCCGTGGCTCATCGAGCGGCAGGAGCGCGACGGAGGCCCGCTGCTCGACCGGGACACGATCCGCAAGGCCGCCATCGACTTCCAGGCCGCCTGA
- a CDS encoding lysine biosynthesis protein LysW, producing the protein MSTALLTGDCPECETDLTVPPMVQGETLSCPECMLTLRVEEIQNGRLSLQMVEVQLRDWGQ; encoded by the coding sequence ATGTCCACCGCCCTCCTCACCGGCGACTGCCCCGAGTGCGAAACCGACCTGACCGTGCCCCCGATGGTTCAGGGCGAGACCCTCTCCTGCCCCGAGTGCATGCTCACGCTGCGCGTGGAGGAGATCCAGAACGGCCGGCTGTCCCTGCAGATGGTCGAGGTACAGCTGCGCGACTGGGGCCAGTGA
- a CDS encoding ATP-grasp domain-containing protein, translated as MPLNVAIVADRVGWEERELIRRAPDLGLRIDWVNDESLCLGDTKAPSIDGYDALLVRSRSYTRGGLLATLAESGGVPVLNSAGAIHACENKLVLRSELRSAGVPVPDFRLALSRKDFTRALDDLGLPVVLKPVYGGMGKRVTLVREADLAQSVYDYVEDLGHAFEQACLVEPYLGGGSVRALVVGRRIVAAAEFESAGADWRSNAALGNQSRALAHDPEVQKLVDGVVDRLGEGIYGVDLFKTPSGHVVNEVNHAPAWRGVASTTGADIPSAIARHLQETYA; from the coding sequence ATGCCCCTGAACGTCGCCATCGTCGCGGACCGGGTCGGCTGGGAGGAACGCGAACTCATCCGTCGCGCCCCGGACCTCGGTCTCCGGATCGACTGGGTCAACGACGAGTCCCTGTGCCTCGGGGACACCAAGGCCCCGTCGATCGACGGCTACGACGCCCTGTTGGTCCGCAGCCGCAGCTACACCCGCGGCGGGCTGCTCGCCACGCTGGCCGAGTCGGGCGGTGTGCCCGTCCTCAACTCCGCGGGGGCCATCCACGCCTGCGAGAACAAGCTGGTGCTGCGCTCCGAGCTGCGCTCCGCGGGCGTGCCGGTGCCGGACTTCCGGCTCGCCCTGTCCCGCAAGGACTTCACTCGGGCACTCGACGACCTGGGCCTGCCCGTGGTGCTCAAGCCGGTCTACGGCGGCATGGGCAAGCGCGTCACCCTGGTCCGCGAGGCCGACCTGGCGCAGTCCGTGTACGACTACGTCGAGGACCTCGGACACGCCTTCGAGCAGGCCTGTCTGGTGGAGCCGTATCTGGGCGGCGGCTCGGTCCGCGCTCTGGTCGTCGGCCGACGAATCGTCGCCGCCGCCGAGTTCGAGAGTGCCGGAGCCGACTGGCGCAGCAACGCGGCGCTCGGCAACCAGAGCCGGGCCCTCGCCCATGACCCCGAGGTGCAGAAGCTCGTCGACGGGGTCGTGGACCGACTCGGCGAGGGCATCTACGGAGTCGATCTCTTCAAGACGCCATCGGGCCACGTCGTCAACGAGGTCAACCACGCCCCCGCCTGGCGTGGGGTGGCATCGACGACGGGGGCGGACATCCCGTCGGCCATCGCCCGTCACCTGCAGGAGACATACGCATGA
- the argC gene encoding N-acetyl-gamma-glutamyl-phosphate reductase, whose translation MIRVGIVGASGLTGGELIRLVSQHPELELTFLGGNSSAGRRPAQLHPGLRLDLGLTVERVTAEAVAERCDVVFLATPAPASAELAALLADRVPCVVDLSGAFRIRTPRLHERWYPKATRSDELADRFVYGVPELVGDQLAGAPLISVPGCYATAITLGLAPLTLGLGLNLKTVVVDGKSGSSGGGLQLRVPDLHPLRNGAIAPYAPTGHRHAAEVGDFLEHSKPGTVGSLTMSAYGVSHVRGLLASTYVFTDDEVDGRELQRAYLRFYKGHRFVRVRRHTETLIPVPDPQAVLGSNFCDVTVLYDDEGGRIVVLAALDNLVKGAAGQALQSMNIRFGLPEETGLTMQPVMPA comes from the coding sequence ATGATCCGCGTGGGAATCGTCGGCGCCTCCGGGCTCACCGGCGGTGAACTGATCAGGCTGGTGAGCCAGCATCCCGAACTCGAACTGACCTTCCTCGGCGGCAACTCCAGCGCCGGCCGGCGCCCGGCCCAGCTGCATCCCGGGCTCCGCCTCGACCTGGGCCTGACCGTCGAGCGCGTCACGGCGGAGGCCGTGGCCGAGCGGTGTGACGTGGTGTTCCTCGCCACGCCGGCCCCGGCCTCGGCCGAACTCGCCGCGCTCCTCGCCGACCGCGTCCCGTGCGTGGTCGACCTGAGCGGCGCCTTCCGTATCCGCACCCCTCGGCTGCATGAGCGCTGGTACCCCAAGGCCACCCGGTCGGACGAACTCGCCGACCGCTTCGTCTACGGCGTACCGGAACTCGTCGGCGACCAGCTGGCCGGCGCCCCGCTGATCTCCGTACCCGGTTGTTACGCCACGGCGATCACCCTCGGGCTCGCCCCGCTGACCCTCGGCCTCGGCCTGAACCTGAAGACCGTGGTCGTGGACGGCAAGAGCGGGTCCAGCGGCGGCGGCCTGCAGCTGCGCGTGCCGGACCTGCACCCGCTGCGCAACGGCGCGATCGCACCGTACGCCCCCACGGGGCACCGGCACGCCGCCGAGGTCGGCGACTTCCTGGAACACAGCAAGCCCGGCACCGTCGGTTCGCTGACGATGTCGGCGTACGGGGTGTCGCACGTGCGCGGACTGCTCGCCAGCACCTACGTCTTCACCGACGACGAGGTGGACGGCCGCGAACTCCAGCGGGCTTACCTGCGCTTCTACAAGGGGCACCGGTTCGTGCGGGTGCGGCGGCACACCGAGACGCTCATCCCGGTGCCCGATCCGCAGGCGGTCCTGGGCTCCAACTTCTGTGATGTGACGGTCCTGTACGACGACGAAGGCGGCCGGATCGTCGTCCTCGCCGCCCTCGACAACCTCGTCAAGGGCGCGGCGGGCCAGGCCCTCCAGTCCATGAACATCCGGTTCGGCCTGCCGGAGGAGACCGGCCTGACGATGCAGCCGGTGATGCCCGCATGA
- a CDS encoding amino acid kinase family protein — translation MSETITQRTPTVVKLGGSCLDDLAGDWWDDLARHGRQRPLVLVHGWSKPLKQLSPRHSEPSAILRDRYGNQSRWTTPEVISDIKTVSLRLGEDVLDRLEQRGITAERLLGSDGLVSAGEGERWWWRNKQLVELENLVGPITGVDPSALKNLQPGHAYLVTPLARNAAGQEVNTDADRAAAAVAGATGAEDLVLVTDVAHLLIDGEPVRRITARAAAEFRDKGATGGMRKKLRAAGEALEQGVERVVIGSAPVTELLAARTGTVITRT, via the coding sequence ATGAGCGAGACGATCACACAGCGGACCCCGACCGTGGTGAAGCTGGGCGGCAGTTGCCTGGACGATCTCGCCGGCGACTGGTGGGACGACCTGGCCCGGCACGGCCGACAGCGGCCGCTGGTCCTGGTGCACGGCTGGTCCAAGCCGCTCAAACAGCTCAGCCCGCGCCACAGCGAACCGTCCGCGATCCTGCGCGACCGGTACGGCAATCAGAGCCGCTGGACCACGCCCGAGGTCATCTCGGACATCAAGACCGTCAGTCTGCGCCTCGGCGAGGACGTCCTCGACCGCCTCGAACAGCGCGGCATCACCGCGGAACGGCTCCTGGGCAGTGACGGCCTCGTCTCCGCCGGAGAAGGCGAGCGCTGGTGGTGGCGGAACAAGCAGCTGGTCGAGCTGGAGAACCTGGTCGGCCCGATCACCGGGGTGGACCCGTCGGCGCTGAAGAACCTCCAGCCGGGGCACGCCTACCTGGTCACTCCGCTGGCCAGGAACGCGGCGGGCCAGGAGGTCAACACCGACGCCGACCGGGCCGCCGCCGCCGTCGCGGGCGCCACCGGCGCCGAGGACCTGGTGCTCGTCACCGATGTCGCCCATCTGCTGATCGACGGCGAGCCGGTGCGACGGATCACGGCGCGGGCCGCCGCCGAGTTCCGCGACAAGGGCGCCACCGGAGGCATGCGCAAGAAGCTGCGCGCCGCCGGCGAGGCCCTGGAGCAGGGCGTGGAGCGCGTCGTCATCGGCAGCGCGCCGGTCACCGAGCTGCTCGCCGCCCGCACCGGCACCGTCATCACCCGAACGTGA
- a CDS encoding type 1 glutamine amidotransferase, with protein sequence MRVAQSRVLVVNNGTLSLKQLRKRFEQLGSETEAVDAASVPNRLDGRYQAIVLSGTKVRAYDRDYYKPLIDLVMSADVPVFGICGGMQILAVAAGGRLAEGPQRVGGYEVQVDKEEPLFTHVKPTVTVFHRHTLYLQEAPPGFRSIGRSEHAPVEFLRSDDGRILGSQAHLEFRGDGLEILRGFAQLYQ encoded by the coding sequence ATGCGCGTGGCGCAGTCCCGAGTACTCGTCGTCAACAACGGAACGCTGTCGCTGAAGCAGCTCCGCAAGCGTTTCGAGCAACTCGGCTCGGAGACCGAGGCGGTCGACGCGGCCTCCGTGCCGAACCGGCTCGACGGCCGCTATCAGGCGATCGTGCTGAGCGGCACCAAGGTGCGGGCCTACGACCGCGACTACTACAAGCCGCTCATCGACCTCGTCATGAGCGCCGACGTGCCGGTCTTCGGGATCTGCGGCGGCATGCAGATCCTCGCGGTCGCGGCGGGCGGCCGACTCGCCGAGGGGCCCCAGCGGGTCGGCGGCTACGAGGTCCAGGTCGACAAGGAGGAACCGCTCTTCACCCATGTGAAGCCGACGGTGACCGTCTTCCACCGGCACACCCTCTACCTCCAGGAGGCGCCCCCCGGTTTCCGCTCCATCGGCCGGTCCGAGCACGCGCCCGTGGAGTTCCTGCGCTCCGACGACGGCCGGATCCTCGGCTCGCAGGCGCACCTGGAGTTCCGCGGGGACGGCCTGGAGATCCTGCGCGGATTCGCCCAGCTCTACCAGTGA